Sequence from the Fusobacterium periodonticum 1_1_41FAA genome:
CTCCTGTAACAACTGTTCCTGAACCAGTGAACAATACTAATGTTCCACAAAGTATTCCTGAGACAAACAACAATGTTGCTTCTCAACAAAATACTGTAAATCAAGTACAAAATACTCAACAATATTCTGCTTATGATGACTATGACTTACAAGTTTTAGAACAAGTTTATGATGAAGTAATCAACAGAGGAAATGAATCATACCTATATAACTTCTCTTCTAGTGAACTTGCTATAATCAGAAATACTCTATATGCAAGAAGAGGTTACAGATTTAAGAAAAAGAAATATCAACAATATTTTGGTTCTAAACCTTGGTATACACCAACAACTGATAGTCAAAATATTTTACCAAAAAATGAAGAAAGACTAGCTAACATTATTAAAAAATATGAATAAGTAAATACAAAGTGGCTGTTGCAAAGTAATAAAAAGTAAAAAATAGTTCGTTACTGAGTAGATTTCTTATTTTTTACTTTGGGATTAAAATTTTAATTTTGTAACAGTCCCTTTTTTTATTCTTTTACATTTTTTAATGTAATTTTTATATTAAATTTTACATTTTTTTCTAAATAGTGATATAATAGTATAAAAGGGGTGAGTTTATGTATAGAAAAATTTTTGAATATTTAAAAGAATGGAAAAATAGTCCATATAGAAAACCTTTAATAATTCAAGGTGCAAGACAAGTTGGTAAGACATATTCCATTTTAAATTTTGGAAAATCTGAATATGAAAATATTGCTTACTTTAATTTTGAAACTAATCCTAAACTAAAGGAAACATTTGAAGAAAATATAGAACCTAGCTATTTAATTCCTATTCTTTCAAGATTAGTTAATCAAACTATTGTAAAAGAAAAAACACTAATTTTTTTTGATGAGATACAATTATGTGAAAGAGCATTAACATCATTGAAATATTTTCAAGAACAAGCTCCAGAATATCATATAATTGTAGCTGGGAGTCTACTTGGAGTTGCTGTTAACAGAGAAAATTTTTCTTTTCCTGTTGGTAAAGTAGATATAAAAACTCTTTATCCTATGGACATTGAAGAATTCCTATTGGCAATGGGAGAAGATGAGTTAATCAGGCAAATAAAAACAAGTTTTAATAAAAACTCTCCATTGCCTATTATCCTACATGAGCTTGCTATGGAATATTATAGAAAGTACTTACTTATTGGAGGTATGCCTGAATGTGTTGCTAAATTTAAAGAAACAGAAAATTATACTTTGATTAGACATACTCAAGAAATGATTTTACTTTCATACTTAAATGATATGAGTAAATATAATACTAACAATGAAATTAAAAAAACAAGATTAGTCTATGACAATATCACTGTACAACTTTCTAGGGAAAACACACGTTTTCAATATAAGTTGGTAAAAACAGGTGGAAGAGCTTCTGAATTTGAAAATGCTATAGAATGGCTTAATTTGTCAGGGATAATTTCTAAAATATATTGTGTTCAAGATATTAAAAAGCCTTTAGAAAATTACAGAAATATAGATGCTTTTAAAATTTATATTTCTGATGTGGGCTTATTATGTGCAAAAAAACAGATAGTCCCTGAGGATATTCTTTATCTTTCAGATGAATTAAACGATTTTAAGGGAGGAATGACAGAAAATTATGTCAATATACATTTAGATATAAATTCATATACACCATATTTCTGGAAAAATGAGAAGGGAACATCAGAAATTGATTTTGTAATAGTAAGAGATGGTAAAATCATTCCAATAGAAGTGAAGTCATCAAACAATATTCGTTCAAAAAGTCTTGATTACTATATAAAGACATATAAACCTGAGTACAGCATAAGAATTTCCAGTAAAAATTTTGGATTAGAAAATAATATAAAAAGTATTCCTTTATATGCTGTTTTTTGCTTATAACTTTTTTTAGTTCATCTAAATATGCTATAATAGAATAAAATAATTTTGAAAGGAAGAATAAAAATGAAAATTATAGATTCACATGTTCATTTAAATTTACATCAATTCGACTCTGATAGAGAAGAAGTTTTTAAAAGAATAGAAGAAAAATTAGATTTCGTAGTAAATATAGGATTTGACTTAGAGAGTAGTGAAAAGAGCGTGGAATATGCTGATAAATATCCTTTTATTTATGCAGTAATAGGCTTTCATCCTGATGAAATTGAAGGATACAGTGATGAAGCTGAAAAAAGATTAGAAGAACTTGCTAAAAATCCAAAAGTTCTAGCTATAGGAGAAATTGGTTTAGATTATCACTGGATGACTAGACCTAAAGAAGAACAATTTAAGATTTTTAGAAGACAGTTAGAATTAGCAAGAAGAGTTAACAAACCAGTTGTTATACACACAAGAGAAGCTATGGAAGACACAATAAATATCTTAAATGAATATCCAGATGTAAAAGGAATTTTACATTGTTACCCTGGTTCTGTTGAAAGTGCTAAAAGAATGATAGATAGATTTTATCTAGGTATAGGTGGGGTTTTAACTTTTAAAAATGCTAAAAAATTAGTTGATGTTGTAAAAGATATCCCTATAGAACATCTAGTTATTGAAACTGATTGTCCATATATGGCTCCAACTCCATATAGAGGACAGAGAAATGAACCTATATACACAGAGGAAGTAGCTAAAAAAATAGCTGAACTTAAAAATATGAGTTATGAAGATGTTGTTAGAATTACTAATGAAAATACTA
This genomic interval carries:
- a CDS encoding ATP-binding protein — translated: MYRKIFEYLKEWKNSPYRKPLIIQGARQVGKTYSILNFGKSEYENIAYFNFETNPKLKETFEENIEPSYLIPILSRLVNQTIVKEKTLIFFDEIQLCERALTSLKYFQEQAPEYHIIVAGSLLGVAVNRENFSFPVGKVDIKTLYPMDIEEFLLAMGEDELIRQIKTSFNKNSPLPIILHELAMEYYRKYLLIGGMPECVAKFKETENYTLIRHTQEMILLSYLNDMSKYNTNNEIKKTRLVYDNITVQLSRENTRFQYKLVKTGGRASEFENAIEWLNLSGIISKIYCVQDIKKPLENYRNIDAFKIYISDVGLLCAKKQIVPEDILYLSDELNDFKGGMTENYVNIHLDINSYTPYFWKNEKGTSEIDFVIVRDGKIIPIEVKSSNNIRSKSLDYYIKTYKPEYSIRISSKNFGLENNIKSIPLYAVFCL
- a CDS encoding TatD family hydrolase, which produces MKIIDSHVHLNLHQFDSDREEVFKRIEEKLDFVVNIGFDLESSEKSVEYADKYPFIYAVIGFHPDEIEGYSDEAEKRLEELAKNPKVLAIGEIGLDYHWMTRPKEEQFKIFRRQLELARRVNKPVVIHTREAMEDTINILNEYPDVKGILHCYPGSVESAKRMIDRFYLGIGGVLTFKNAKKLVDVVKDIPIEHLVIETDCPYMAPTPYRGQRNEPIYTEEVAKKIAELKNMSYEDVVRITNENTRKVFKML